Proteins encoded in a region of the Vicia villosa cultivar HV-30 ecotype Madison, WI linkage group LG5, Vvil1.0, whole genome shotgun sequence genome:
- the LOC131606527 gene encoding repetitive proline-rich cell wall protein 2-like: MASLTFLVLLLVALVIPQGFANYESPPIYQPPVKTPPIYKPPIEKPPVYKPPVEKPPVYKPPVEKPPVYKPPVEKPPVYKPPVEKPPVYKPPTEKPPVYKPPVEKPPVYKPPVYKPPVEKPPVYKPPVEKPPVYKPPVEKPPTYKPPVEKPPVYKPPVGYQPPVYTPPY, translated from the coding sequence ATGGCTTCCTTAACCTTCCTAGTGTTACTCCTTGTTGCTCTTGTCATCCCTCAGGGGTTTGCCAACTATGAATCACCTCCAATTTATCAACCACCGGTGAAAACACCACCAATCTACAAGCCACCGATAGAGAAACCTCCTGTCTACAAACCACCTGTTGAAAAACCTCCTGTTTACAAACCACCAGTAGAGAAGCCACCTGTGTATAAACCACCCGTTGAGAAACCTCCAGTTTATAAACCACCTGTTGAAAAACCTCCCGTTTACAAACCACCTACAGAAAAGCCACCAGTATACAAACCACCAGTTGAAAAGCCTCCGGTCTACAAACCACCCGTTTACAAGCCACCGGTTGAAAAGCCTCCTGTGTACAAGCCTCCGGTTGAAAAGCCCCCAGTCTACAAGCCACCGGTAGAAAAACCTCCAACATACAAACCACCAGTTGAGAAACCTCCGGTTTATAAGCCACCGGTTGGATATCAACCACCAGTTTATACTCCTCCTTATTAG